The sequence CCCAAGGCGCTTGGGCGTGGTCCGGGCATGAACCTGGAAATGTACTATAACGGCACTCTCCGCGGGCCGAAACCCGGAGCGATGGTTTTAGTGCCGGAAGGGGAGTTTATCCGCGGTACCAATGAACGCTTACCGGACGAGGGACCGCAGCACCACTTGTTTGTAAAAAGTTTTTACATTGATGTGTATGAAGTTACCAATTTGCAATACGAGCATTCACTGGCTTTTACACATCGGCCGCCCCCTTCGCATTTTGTCAATAGTCGACATCCTGAGGGTAAGGCGGATCATCCCGTGACTTTTGTTTCCTGGTTTGATGCTAAGGCTTATTGCGAATGGGCCGGCAAGCGGTTACCCGACGATAAGGAGTGGGAGAAGGCGGCACGAGGTACCGATGGGCGCGTCTATCCTTGGGGGGATGAGTTTAGTATAGAACGGGTCAACTCGCCGGTGCGTTGGGCCAATTTAAGATTGCAGGGCGATACAACTCCTGTGGGTGCCTTTGATGGTGGCAAGAGTCCCTTTGGCTTATACGATACATCGGGTAATGTATGGGAATGGACCGCTTCGCGCTATGAGGCTTACCCGGGCAATACGCGTCAATCGGAGAACTATGGAGGCAATTATCGGGTGCTGAAAGGAGGCTCCTGGTGGGATTGCTCTTTTTACCAATGCGGTATATCGGCGCCCGTTTATAATCGCAGTTTTTTTCATCCCAAAACCAAGAATAACAGCTTTGGTTTTCGTTGCGCTAAAGATGCGTGAAGCAACAAATTAAGGAAGATAAGGATGTGTTCATGTTAAAACATTTGCCGGGAATGGTGTTGATTCTAATCACGGTGGCTTGTTCGGATAAATCTTCCGTTGAGGCAACACAGCAAGCGGTGAAACCTGCAACCATCACAGCAACGCAAGTTCAGGACATGGTGTATATCGGTGCCGGTGAATTCATTATGGGTACGGATGAGGTGGATGCCAGCGGTAAATCGGAAGAATTCGGCTTCAATGAGCCCCTGTATTTACCTGAGCAACCACGTCGCAGGGTTAATCTTAAAGCCTATTACATTGATAAATACGAAGTGAGCAATGCGGACTTCAAAGCTTTCTTACGTGCTGACGGACGATTTAACCCGGCGCAATTGCAAACCATTTATGAGCGCTTACACATGAAATCTGATTTAGCCCCCGTGCGAATTGTTACCTGGCAAGTGGCGAACGACTATTGCCGCTTCCTGGGCAAGCGCTTGCCTACAGAGGCTGAATGGGAGAAAGCGGCACGGGGACCGGATGGTAGGGAATATCCCTGGGGTGACGAATGGAAACCGGATTATTTGAATGCCGGGCAGGGAGAGCAGGATCTGACGGCAGTCGGTTCCTTTGAGCTGGGTAAATCCTACTACGGTGTTTACGACATGGCCGGTAATGTCATGGAATGGACCGCCGATTGGTATGAAGCTTATCCGGGAGCGCAATACCAAAGCCCTAACTACGGTCGCAAACACAAAGTCGTGCGAGGCGGTGGTTGGGGTGGTATTGGTCATTATGTGATACCGCATTATTTTCGCACAGCCTATCGCTATAATTTTGATCCCAGCAAAGCCTACAACGATGTCGGTTTCCGCTGCGTTAAAGATACCTGATCACGTGTGCTGGATTGTAGATACGGGAGTTTGCTTGATGTGGTACAACCCGACGGGCGGCAAGGTTGGTTTACCCCGCTAGTTTACGGCTTATCGGTGCCGGTGAAGTTAAGGTTTAGGCCTGCTTGGTGGATTACGCAGGCTATTCCACCTTACCATCCCTGCCGGCCTGCAAGAATTGTAGGTTGGCTTAGCGCAGCGTAACCCGACATGCGACAGGTGGAGTTATTGATGAAATTTTTCCTGTCAAATCACCAGACTCCTTGGACATCGCCATGGTCTCGTGATTTAATTAGAACTCTCCAAAGTAGTTGATGGGATGGTTGTTTTATGGCTGAAACGCGTGTATCTAAAAACCTTGTAGTGTCAATAACTTATAGAATTTTTAATGAAAAAGGTGAGCTTGCGGAGCAATCCGATCTGCCGATCGATTATATCCATGGCGTGGAAAATCCTATGTTTGAAAAAATCGAGCATGCACTGGATCAAAAATGCGTGGGTGACACGGTAGAGGTGGAACTGTCTCCCACAGAAGGTTTTGGCGAATACAATCCCAATTTATGTTTTACTGACGATCTGGAAAACGTACCTCATGAATATCGTTTCGTGGGTGCTCGTCCATCCTTCGAAAACGAACAAGGTGAAGTGATGGATCTGGTAGTAACAAAAATAGAAAATGGTAAACTCACAGTGGATGCCAATCACCAATTCGCCGGACAGACCGTGAAGTTCCAAGTGGATGTGGTGGGGATACGACCTGCAACTAAAGAAGAGCTGGATGGAACAGCGATTGTGTCTCAGGCTCCACACACGCTGCAATAGCCTTAATCCTTTTCAATCTCAACGGTAAATTCTGTTAAGTAGCTTTCCACACTTTCGGCGAACGTTCTGGGGTCCAGCGGTTTGGCGATGTAGCCGTCACAACCGGCGGAAAGAATTTTCTCCGGGTCTCCGGTCATTGCTTTTGCGGTAAGGGCGATAACCGGAGGAGGGGAGTCCATTTGTTTAATTAATTTGGTGGCTTCCAGACCATTGAGTACGGGCATTTGGATGTCCATAATGATTAAGTCGAATCGCTTGTTTTTCGCAGCCTCAACAGCTTCCTGGCCATTATGAGCTTCGTCAATTTGATGGCGGCGCTGCTCCAATAAAAATCGCGCCAGATACAAATTTTGGGCATTGTCATCAGTGATTAGTATTTTACTCATGGACTTCCTCTATGGTTTTAGACTCCTGAAGGATTTGCTTTATCCGAGTCAGCATGACTTTAAAATCAAATCTGCCTTTTGTGAGAACCAGCCGCGCACCCTGGATCAACATTTTCCTCTCTGGGTCGCTAGGTTCTTGAGCCGCAATGACGATAATGGGGATATTGTCGCCGACGTTATTTTTAATTCGTTGCATTAATTCAAAGCCGTTCGTTTCAGGTAACATCAAGTCCATTAGAATAAGGTCAGGTTGCAGGGTTTCAATACTTTGTAAAGTGCCAGGCCCGTCTTTAACGTGAATACAATGGTAGTTATGGAGTTCCAGTTCCTTGCGGATCAAACTCGTTTCTATGGCGTGATCTTCTACCAGCAATATTCGCTTACCTGTACCTTCCAGCTTTTTCAAGCAGGCGGCAAGATCGTTTTCTTTTATGGGTTTTTGCAGATAATCTGCAGCCCCTAAAGATAAACCCAGATGCTGCCGATCCAGAACGGATATGACCAGTACGGGAATGTGTTGTGTGGCCGGATTCGCTTTTAATAGGCTCAATATGCTCAACCCGTCGATTTCCGGCATCATTAAATCCAAAGTGATGGCAAACAGTTGTTGATCCCGGGCAATTTCTGTGGCGTCATTTCCGTTATTGCAACAGATTACACTATAACCCTGATTGAGTAAGTAAGTTTGGAGCAACTCCCGGGCCTCTGCCTGATCGTCCACAACCAGGACCGTTTTCCCACGACCGTTTTTCGGTACTTTTACATCAATTCCTGTTTCCCTGGTTTGGCTATATTGCGTCTTTATCGGTAGACGTATAACAAATCGACTGCCTTTGTTGATTTCACTTTGCAGGGAAATGTCCCCTCCCATCATGTTGATGAAAGATTGACAAATGGCCAACCCTAAGCCGGTACCGGTATGGATTCGGGTATCACTGTTGTCAACTTGTTTGAAAGCTTCAAAAATAGTGGCGCGTTGTTCTTCAGGAATCCCAATGCCGGTGTCAACGACATTAATGATACAGTTGTTTTTGTCTCTGGAGCAGCTTAACGTGACGCCGCCGGTATGGGTAAATTTAATGGCATTACTCAACAAATTGAGCAAGATCTGCCGCAATTTAGCGCGATCAGTATGCAGCTCAATATCGGTCTTGATATCAATGGAAAGGGTTAATTGCTTTTCCATCGCTTGTTGCTGCATTAATTGACCCAGTTCTTCCAGGACGGGCGCAATATAAAAGTGCTCCCGAAACAGTTCTGCTTTACCGGCTTCGATTTTGGAGAGATCCAATATCTCGTTAATCAGATCCAACAGGTGTTTGGCACTGTCGTAAACCAGGCTTAGTTGACGAGCTTGTTCTTCATTAACTTCGCCGGCCATACCGTCACGGACGATTCCACTGAAACCGATTATGGCATTGAGCGGTGTGCGCAGTTCATGGCTCATATTGGCCAGGAATTCTGATTTGGCCTTGGTGGCGTCCAAGGCGGCGTTACGAGCCTGTTCCAATTCCCGGGTTCGGGACTGGACTAATTCCTGTAAATGTTCTTTGTGTTGTTTCAGTTCATTTTCAATCAGTGTTTGGCGAGTAACGTCCTGTACGGTACCCATCGAACGAGTAGGATCACCGTCCTTGGTAAACGATGTTTCGCATTGTTCGGTGACATACTTGATTTCACCGCTTGCGAGCTTGAGTCGGTGAGTGATGCTGTAGGGTGTTTTGTTTATCAGAGAATCGATATACGCCTGATTCACCATTTCCCGATCATCGGGATGTATGGTTTCCAAAAAAGCGTCATAAGTAGCGGGAAATTCCTCTGGCGTTTGTCCGAAAATTCGGTAAATCTCATCAGACCAATGCAGTCGGTTGCTTTTTATATCCAGATCCCAATGTCCAAGATGGGCCATTCGTTGAGATTCTGACAGCCGTTGTTCACTTTTTCTCAGAGCGTCGGTGACTAACTCTTGTTTATCGATGCTTTCGCGCAGACTGTGGTTCAATTTCCACAAGGAGCGGTAGTACCAAATGGCAAAGGTAAGGAGAATAGCAAGAAATACAGTCGCCATGGTGGATGCGACCCGTAGCACAGTCCAATAGGGAGTGGGTTTGGCGAACCAACGACTATAAATGGTTTTGTAATCCTCACTATCAACAAATGCAGCCAGTATGGTGTTGATTTGGTTCAATAGCCGAGTATTGTCCTTGTTCACGGCGATTGCCCGTACGACTTCAGCCAGGGTAGGACCAACTACTTTAATGCGATGTTCTAACCCGGCTTTTTCGGCAATGTGCTGCAGCCAAGGTTTGGGATAGACCACGGCATCCACTTTGTTTGATAATAAAGCAAACAAGGCATCCTCAACTGTGGCGCTGATCACTACTTGGGTTCCCGATTTTTTCAGAATATCTATCGCGATATTGCCTTTGACGGTTGCTGTTTTTCTGTTGTTTAAATCGGACAGGCTTTGGATGTCCTGACTGGAGTTTCTGACAAATATGGATATGGGTGTGGCTTCCACGGGGCGGGTATAAGCGAAGTCGATTTTACGTTTTTCAGAAATCCCCAAATTGGGTATCAGGTCGACAGAGCCATTGCGTAATGCGGCAAAGGTGTCCGGCCAATTGTCGTAAACTTGATATTGGACTGTGAATCCGCCTTTCAAGGCGATGTGGTTCATGGTTTCTATGGCAAAGCCATCCGGGTTGCCGTTTGCGTCCGTTATATATTGTGGTGCAAATTCCTGCGGTACGGCAGCTTTTAATACAATGGGTTCCGCGGCATTGCTGTTGTTCATGCTGAACAAAAAAAGACCAATGGCGCCAAAGGTGTTGAGAATATCTAAAAATCTAGGAAGTAACTGACCTTTGTTTTGCTTAAACACGGTCATGGGATTGTAGCCATTGCGAGTGTGCGGCTCCCATATACAAATCCGGTCTTAGCGCTTCGGTGTGGTTCATGGTTGTCAGTTAACAGTTAGGGTTGTCTGGGTTGCCAGGGCTTCCGGTTATGGTTCCTGTGTTACATTATAGGGGAACTGCATCAATACATGAAAACAGCATTTGCCCTATATCCAATCCGACGCCAGCGCATGAACTGTCGCCAATAAGCACATCGGATAATGCAGAAAAATTCCGGGGAAAGCTTCAGATTCTATTTCGGACCCTAATCAATAATCCCTTAGAATCTTTAGTTTAGATATAACCGACCAAACGCGCGACGGTTATTACTGACATTATTGTAAAAACTATATTATAAATCAACCGGAACTTTGACCTAGAACCCACCAGGGCGAGGCCCTGGTGGGTTCGTGTGTCCAGTCTAGTCGTCCGATTCGAACCAATCCTCCACTTTCTCGCTCATGGCTTTGCCTACCAGGTGGTGTACCCGGGCGGTGGGGTGTACTTCATCAAAATAAATATACTGGTCAAAATTTAAACCATAGTTGCAATCGGGTGTAAAGGTGCCTTGTTGAGAACTAAAACAAAATCCCTTGGTATTGGTAAATCCCAGCTCCTCAGCCTTGCTAACAATGTCAGCCAGTGCCTTCGCCACCGGAAATTTCTTGATTTTCACTTTCATATCTTTTTTGACCGATTTCAATTGTCGCTTGAGTAAGCGATTGAATTGCTTGGAAAGCTGAGTGGTCATCTCAGGGAGGTCCGCCGACCCGGTGGCAGCGGCGATCAAATGGGTTTCCGGTATGACACCGATATCCGGCCCCATAACCACCAGCCAGTATTTGGCTCCGGCCTGGGACAATTGTCGAAGCTGTGAAGCGATGCCGGTAACAGCGGCTTCGAGTATTTGTTGCGCGGTTGCCGGGTCGGTGTCGCGGGCACTGCGAATGTCATTGCCGCCCAGAAACACGACATATAAGGCGTCAGCCGGAGCAATGCCACCATTGTTGGCTAAAAACAGTGTGGTTTGTGTTGCCAGATCGATGGCCTCCGTGGTTCCGGCCATGGCGCGCACCACTGCATAGTTATCGCCTTGCGCAGGACCAACCAAATGTAAGGAAGTTTGCAGTGGCAGGTTTAGTACTTGCGCCATGACTTCCACCGCCACCGGTCCGTTGCTTACCCGATTACCGTAATAAGGTGGATTGGGAAAAGGACCAACTACGGATGCCAAATTCCCTGTGTCCGACAGGCTGTCGCCGAAAACAACAATACGGTTCAGTTGCATGTCGGCTAACACGCCGGCAGGCCACAGTGCCAGGATGACCAACGAAATTAATAATCTCTTCATTACAACGTTCATAGTTTACCCCTCTACATCCAGTCGATTGATCGCGAAGCCGTCACAATCTGTTTGCTTACGGTTCCTTATCCAGTCGTCAATCCTAATGGATAATGGCTTGACCTTGCAAACTATTCCGATGTTTGTCCCTTTGCTCAATACGAGCGCGTAACAGTGTCGGTGTATTTGCTATTGTGAAGCGTTTAATACTTTTGTGCTAAATACAACGGTACTTTATACAATGGTACTTTATACAATGGTACTTTATACAATGGTACTTTATACAATGGTACTTTATACAACGGTACCTAATGAAACCACATTTAATACAATAGCTCCATCCATCGTTGCCCGGCCTGAAGTTCCTTTTTACGTCTATACCACTTGTCTTGCGAACCGGCCATTTCGGCAAAGGCTTTGTCCAGCATAGTGTTTATGCGATTATGTCCTGCCACATAAACGTAGGTATTGTGGCAACAGATCAAATCCCATACTTCCTGTTCCTGCAATTCCAAGGCTTGTGTCAGTGCAACATCCTCGTCCCAGTGGGGTCGGATCGACAAACTGCTGAAGGCTTGAAAGGTTTCCTCATCATAGTAGTTGCTGAAATCATCATGGTGTTTGTTCATATACAATAACTCCAGTCCGGTTCGGGCTCCGTAAAATAAACGCACTTTACCTTCCCAACCTCCCAGTTCTTTATAAATATGTTTGACGAATGCACGAAAGGGGGCGATGCCGGTACCCATGCCGATCATGAGTATATTGGCCGATTTGTCATCGGGAATAGCAAAAGGAATGGAGTAAGGGCCGGTAATGGTGATTGCTTCGTTGACCTTTAAGTCGCACAAATAGTTGGAAGCTATGCCTCGGTAGCTCTCACCGCTGTAGGGGTCTACATTATTACAACGTTTTACTACGATGGTGATCTGGGTGTTGTTCCCGTGCTGAACCGGCACGTCTGCCAAAGTGTATAGTCTGAAGTGGGTTTTATGACCGTAATCATGCGGTCCCGGAACCACCACGCCGATACAGGCCTCGATTCTTTTTGGCGTGTAATCAGTGACACTTAGTGCAATTTCTTTGACTTCGTCGTCGCTGTCTGTAGGGGTCAAGCGCTTGCTGCTGCATACTGTTGCCTGGTAGCGCTTACTGGTGTCATAGTCGCTGAGTCGCATAGTTCTTCTCCTGTGGATCCGGCTTAAGGTGCTCCCAGACCGGAAAAACCCATAAACGTCAAAGATAGGATGCCTGCCAAGAATAGCGTAGCGGCGGTACCTCGGGCCAACTCCGAAGTGGTTGACAAAGATAGCTTAACTCGTAGACCTGCCATCAGCACCAATGCCAGAGTGAAACCGACGCCGGCACCCAGGGCATAGACAATACACTGCATCAATTGGTAACCCTTGTTGGTTTGAAACAGTGCTAAGCCCAATATGGCACAATTGGTCGTAATTAGTGGTAAGAAAATTCCCAAAGTACGAAATAGCACGGGGTTCACTTTCTTTAACATGATTTCCAACATTTGTACTGTTGAGGCAATCACCAGAATAAACGACAGTAATTCCAAGTAGGGCGCCTGTATCAAAATCAGTAAAGCATGCATAGAGTAAGCACATACGGAACTGATTAACATGATCAGCGTGACAGAAATGCCCATACGAGTCGCTGTGCCCAAGTTACCGGAAACTCCAAGGAAAGGGCAGATGCCAAGAAAATAGGCCAGAACAAAATTGTTTACCAATGCCGCGTTAAGAAAGATTTGCCAATAGGCTTCATCAAGCATGATGGTCATGTTCCTGTTGTTGATGTTGATGTTGATGTTGATGTTGATGTTGAAGCGGTCTTGGGCTGCGTAGGACATCGAATATAAGTACCCAGAATCCTAAGACCAGAAATCCACCACTGGGAAGAACCATGACTACCCAGGGTTCAAAATTTTCAGGCAGGATAGGTATACCAAATAAAGCACCGCTTCCAAGCAACTCTCGCACGCCACCCAAGCACAATAATGCCAGACAAAACCCCAGTCCCATTCCCGCTGCGTCTACCAGTGAGGGCCAAAGGGGGTTACGCGACGAAAAAGATTCGGCTCTGCCCAATATAAGGCAGTTCACTACAATGAGAGGAACAAAAGCGCCTAAGGCTTTATGTAATTTGAGGTCGATAACTTGCAGCCCATAGTCCACCATGGTAACGAAGGTAGCGATAATTAAGATATAGCAAGCAATTCTCACTTGACGGGGAATTAGATTTCTCAAAGTGGATACGAACAAGGCCGACATTATCAGCACAAAGGCGCTCGATAAACCCATGGCCAGGCTGTTAAGTGCTGTGTTGGTTACCGCCAGCGTGGGGCACATTCCCAGGGCCTGTACAAAAACCGGGTTTTGTTGCCATAGACCCTGAAGGAACAGGTTGGTTTGGTTTGGATGCGCGGTACTCATGGGACTCTTTCCACGGGATTGGTTGGTGTTGGCGCATTGCGTCCTGTCGCAAGTTGGTGCAGCCGGGGAACCCAAAGAGCAGAGCTTTTGGATACCGTCTGGATCAAACTGCGAGAGGAAATGGTGGCCCCGGTAATGCTGTCCAGCTCACCGCTTGTTGGTTTCTTACCTTTTTTGGCCAGGGTGATGATTTTACGCAGTTGTTGTCGATTATCGGTAAGGGGAACCGGTAAGGCGTCGAACTGCGCTTTAAAATGCTGATCGGTTTCGATTTTAGTGCCCAGTCCAGGTGTCTCACGGCTGCTAAGTATCTCGTAGCCAGAAATGATCTGGGTTTGTGGACGGTAAGCGTAGAGTAGAGCAATATTATCCTGGTAACCCATTCCCGAGGCTCGCACTGAATAACCGAGCAAAATGTCATGCCGGTCGAGTACTTCGTAAAAATGTGCCTGCGTGATGCGCTTTTCCAGCAGAGTCAGTTTTCCGGAGGCGTCCATTTGTAACGCCCGAAACCTGGTGCTGTGGGGAAACAATTCCTGAATCGATTGTTGCAGCAGTTGTTGTTGGTTTTTTTCAATGGTTGGTGCACTGCTCATATATACAACCGCCAAGAGAGCGGCGCAGATAAGGCCCATTAATGTCAGGGTAAGGAACATGATGCCCGGTGTTTGGGGTGTCTGGTTTGTTTGCAGTTGGACAATCTGGGATTGACTCATGGCGATTGCCCCGAAAACGGTTTGGGTTGTAATAAGCGATCGATGTGGG comes from Gammaproteobacteria bacterium and encodes:
- a CDS encoding formylglycine-generating enzyme family protein, translating into MRKHTERKCTGRRCAANHVACFNLQWLWAPAFIGLMGVGEALGGAPSLTEPEKKKSTLTAEKQEVLKQEVLKQEHHRRSASCFSCHRNTESPAFKQLMKTACVQCHKTGWVTGKLAALKHEPETPQSDSNFPKALGRGPGMNLEMYYNGTLRGPKPGAMVLVPEGEFIRGTNERLPDEGPQHHLFVKSFYIDVYEVTNLQYEHSLAFTHRPPPSHFVNSRHPEGKADHPVTFVSWFDAKAYCEWAGKRLPDDKEWEKAARGTDGRVYPWGDEFSIERVNSPVRWANLRLQGDTTPVGAFDGGKSPFGLYDTSGNVWEWTASRYEAYPGNTRQSENYGGNYRVLKGGSWWDCSFYQCGISAPVYNRSFFHPKTKNNSFGFRCAKDA
- a CDS encoding formylglycine-generating enzyme family protein, with protein sequence MLKHLPGMVLILITVACSDKSSVEATQQAVKPATITATQVQDMVYIGAGEFIMGTDEVDASGKSEEFGFNEPLYLPEQPRRRVNLKAYYIDKYEVSNADFKAFLRADGRFNPAQLQTIYERLHMKSDLAPVRIVTWQVANDYCRFLGKRLPTEAEWEKAARGPDGREYPWGDEWKPDYLNAGQGEQDLTAVGSFELGKSYYGVYDMAGNVMEWTADWYEAYPGAQYQSPNYGRKHKVVRGGGWGGIGHYVIPHYFRTAYRYNFDPSKAYNDVGFRCVKDT
- a CDS encoding peptidylprolyl isomerase — protein: MAETRVSKNLVVSITYRIFNEKGELAEQSDLPIDYIHGVENPMFEKIEHALDQKCVGDTVEVELSPTEGFGEYNPNLCFTDDLENVPHEYRFVGARPSFENEQGEVMDLVVTKIENGKLTVDANHQFAGQTVKFQVDVVGIRPATKEELDGTAIVSQAPHTLQ
- a CDS encoding response regulator, with protein sequence MSKILITDDNAQNLYLARFLLEQRRHQIDEAHNGQEAVEAAKNKRFDLIIMDIQMPVLNGLEATKLIKQMDSPPPVIALTAKAMTGDPEKILSAGCDGYIAKPLDPRTFAESVESYLTEFTVEIEKD
- a CDS encoding transporter substrate-binding domain-containing protein, which produces MTVFKQNKGQLLPRFLDILNTFGAIGLFLFSMNNSNAAEPIVLKAAVPQEFAPQYITDANGNPDGFAIETMNHIALKGGFTVQYQVYDNWPDTFAALRNGSVDLIPNLGISEKRKIDFAYTRPVEATPISIFVRNSSQDIQSLSDLNNRKTATVKGNIAIDILKKSGTQVVISATVEDALFALLSNKVDAVVYPKPWLQHIAEKAGLEHRIKVVGPTLAEVVRAIAVNKDNTRLLNQINTILAAFVDSEDYKTIYSRWFAKPTPYWTVLRVASTMATVFLAILLTFAIWYYRSLWKLNHSLRESIDKQELVTDALRKSEQRLSESQRMAHLGHWDLDIKSNRLHWSDEIYRIFGQTPEEFPATYDAFLETIHPDDREMVNQAYIDSLINKTPYSITHRLKLASGEIKYVTEQCETSFTKDGDPTRSMGTVQDVTRQTLIENELKQHKEHLQELVQSRTRELEQARNAALDATKAKSEFLANMSHELRTPLNAIIGFSGIVRDGMAGEVNEEQARQLSLVYDSAKHLLDLINEILDLSKIEAGKAELFREHFYIAPVLEELGQLMQQQAMEKQLTLSIDIKTDIELHTDRAKLRQILLNLLSNAIKFTHTGGVTLSCSRDKNNCIINVVDTGIGIPEEQRATIFEAFKQVDNSDTRIHTGTGLGLAICQSFINMMGGDISLQSEINKGSRFVIRLPIKTQYSQTRETGIDVKVPKNGRGKTVLVVDDQAEARELLQTYLLNQGYSVICCNNGNDATEIARDQQLFAITLDLMMPEIDGLSILSLLKANPATQHIPVLVISVLDRQHLGLSLGAADYLQKPIKENDLAACLKKLEGTGKRILLVEDHAIETSLIRKELELHNYHCIHVKDGPGTLQSIETLQPDLILMDLMLPETNGFELMQRIKNNVGDNIPIIVIAAQEPSDPERKMLIQGARLVLTKGRFDFKVMLTRIKQILQESKTIEEVHE
- a CDS encoding SGNH/GDSL hydrolase family protein; its protein translation is MNVVMKRLLISLVILALWPAGVLADMQLNRIVVFGDSLSDTGNLASVVGPFPNPPYYGNRVSNGPVAVEVMAQVLNLPLQTSLHLVGPAQGDNYAVVRAMAGTTEAIDLATQTTLFLANNGGIAPADALYVVFLGGNDIRSARDTDPATAQQILEAAVTGIASQLRQLSQAGAKYWLVVMGPDIGVIPETHLIAAATGSADLPEMTTQLSKQFNRLLKRQLKSVKKDMKVKIKKFPVAKALADIVSKAEELGFTNTKGFCFSSQQGTFTPDCNYGLNFDQYIYFDEVHPTARVHHLVGKAMSEKVEDWFESDD
- a CDS encoding ferredoxin-NADP reductase, with translation MRLSDYDTSKRYQATVCSSKRLTPTDSDDEVKEIALSVTDYTPKRIEACIGVVVPGPHDYGHKTHFRLYTLADVPVQHGNNTQITIVVKRCNNVDPYSGESYRGIASNYLCDLKVNEAITITGPYSIPFAIPDDKSANILMIGMGTGIAPFRAFVKHIYKELGGWEGKVRLFYGARTGLELLYMNKHHDDFSNYYDEETFQAFSSLSIRPHWDEDVALTQALELQEQEVWDLICCHNTYVYVAGHNRINTMLDKAFAEMAGSQDKWYRRKKELQAGQRWMELLY
- a CDS encoding electron transport complex subunit A; translation: MLDEAYWQIFLNAALVNNFVLAYFLGICPFLGVSGNLGTATRMGISVTLIMLISSVCAYSMHALLILIQAPYLELLSFILVIASTVQMLEIMLKKVNPVLFRTLGIFLPLITTNCAILGLALFQTNKGYQLMQCIVYALGAGVGFTLALVLMAGLRVKLSLSTTSELARGTAATLFLAGILSLTFMGFSGLGAP
- the rsxE gene encoding electron transport complex subunit RsxE; the encoded protein is MSTAHPNQTNLFLQGLWQQNPVFVQALGMCPTLAVTNTALNSLAMGLSSAFVLIMSALFVSTLRNLIPRQVRIACYILIIATFVTMVDYGLQVIDLKLHKALGAFVPLIVVNCLILGRAESFSSRNPLWPSLVDAAGMGLGFCLALLCLGGVRELLGSGALFGIPILPENFEPWVVMVLPSGGFLVLGFWVLIFDVLRSPRPLQHQHQHQHQHQQQEHDHHA
- a CDS encoding FMN-binding protein encodes the protein MSQSQIVQLQTNQTPQTPGIMFLTLTLMGLICAALLAVVYMSSAPTIEKNQQQLLQQSIQELFPHSTRFRALQMDASGKLTLLEKRITQAHFYEVLDRHDILLGYSVRASGMGYQDNIALLYAYRPQTQIISGYEILSSRETPGLGTKIETDQHFKAQFDALPVPLTDNRQQLRKIITLAKKGKKPTSGELDSITGATISSRSLIQTVSKSSALWVPRLHQLATGRNAPTPTNPVERVP